A window from Microbacterium ginsengiterrae encodes these proteins:
- a CDS encoding M50 family metallopeptidase translates to MEILLYVVGIVFMLIGLGVSIGLHEIGHLVPAKLFGVRVGQYMIGFGPRIWSRRFGETEYGFKALPVGGFISMSGMYPASDGTPVRGLFASLVQDARAANDETIADGAEERVFFRLPVWKRIIVMLGGPLMNLLLAVVIFTVLASGIGLQQGTTTIAGVTECVLPAGTTQTECEPGDPSSPAAKAGVLPGDVLVSIDGSAVSDFAQATAIIQAAPDETLDMVVSRDGEDVRLSITPIAAERELTDAGGQPLLDADGERVVAEVGYVGMSAQMGLIRQPIGTGAEMAGENVVRVAELIVQLPVKLWNVGSSLVTGADRDPDGPLSVVGVGRLAGEVAATDAPVLNRFVVLLSLLGSLNIALFVFNLIPLLPLDGGHILVALWDGVRRMWAKMLGRPAPAPVDATRLVPLTIVVAVLLIGMGALLMIADVVNPVDLLGG, encoded by the coding sequence GTGGAAATCCTGCTGTACGTGGTCGGCATCGTGTTCATGCTGATCGGACTCGGTGTGTCGATCGGGCTGCACGAGATCGGGCACCTCGTGCCCGCGAAGCTCTTCGGCGTGCGTGTCGGGCAGTACATGATCGGTTTCGGCCCCCGTATCTGGTCGCGGAGGTTCGGTGAGACCGAGTACGGGTTCAAGGCGCTGCCCGTCGGTGGATTCATCTCCATGTCGGGCATGTACCCCGCCTCCGACGGCACGCCGGTGCGCGGTCTGTTCGCCTCGCTCGTGCAGGATGCCAGGGCCGCCAACGATGAGACGATCGCGGACGGCGCCGAGGAGCGCGTCTTCTTCCGTCTTCCGGTGTGGAAGCGCATCATCGTGATGCTCGGCGGACCGCTGATGAACCTCCTGCTCGCCGTGGTGATCTTCACCGTGCTCGCGTCGGGTATCGGGCTTCAGCAGGGCACGACGACGATCGCCGGAGTCACCGAATGCGTGCTCCCCGCCGGAACCACTCAGACGGAGTGCGAGCCGGGCGACCCGTCCTCCCCGGCGGCGAAGGCCGGTGTCCTGCCGGGAGATGTGCTCGTCTCCATCGACGGCTCCGCGGTGTCGGACTTCGCTCAGGCGACCGCCATCATCCAGGCGGCACCGGATGAGACCCTCGACATGGTCGTCTCGCGTGATGGCGAAGACGTGCGCCTGTCGATCACGCCGATCGCCGCCGAGCGCGAGCTCACCGACGCCGGGGGACAGCCGCTGCTCGATGCGGACGGAGAGCGGGTCGTCGCCGAGGTGGGCTACGTGGGGATGAGCGCGCAGATGGGCCTTATCCGGCAGCCGATCGGTACCGGAGCCGAGATGGCCGGTGAGAACGTCGTGCGCGTCGCGGAGCTCATCGTGCAACTGCCGGTGAAACTGTGGAACGTCGGGAGTTCTCTGGTCACCGGAGCGGACCGCGACCCCGACGGCCCGCTCAGCGTCGTCGGCGTCGGACGGCTCGCCGGTGAGGTGGCGGCGACGGATGCCCCGGTCCTCAACCGCTTCGTCGTGCTGCTGAGCCTGCTCGGTTCGCTCAACATCGCCCTGTTCGTCTTCAACCTCATCCCGCTGCTGCCGCTGGACGGCGGGCACATCCTGGTGGCGCTGTGGGACGGCGTGCGTCGGATGTGGGCGAAGATGCTCGGGCGCCCGGCGCCTGCGCCGGTGGATGCGACCCGGCTCGTGCCCTTGACCATCGTGGTCGCCGTGCTCCTGATCGGAATGGGCGCGCTGCTCATGATCGCCGACGTCGTGAACCCCGTGGACCTGCTCGGGGGCTGA
- a CDS encoding anthranilate synthase family protein, with translation MTDTAALLTALAQDPEASFVLIARDGAQSVELLTGATTDIDLLADIPLTVDGVPREVFAMVPYRQVRERGFDAADDGTPLRCLLVDEHRHLPLSDVLSALPTESVPLRDSGFDISDDAYAEIVTRVIADEIGRGEGANFVIRRDYTAAVDADERLTALTWFRALLAHERGAYWTFAVITPSHIAVGASPEAHVVARDGIVTMNPISGTFRHPAGGATKDTLVDFLSSTKETEELFMVVDEELKMMSAVCSDGGRITGPHLKQMSRLTHTEYMLRGRSRLDPRDILRETMFAPTVTGSPMQNACAVIGRHETTPRGYYSGVAALFTPNADGGHDLDAPILIRTVYLEDGRLRVPVGATLVRHSDPYGEVSETHGKAAGVLGAIGAIAREVIPAVDADPDKPSADADLAADDEVTALLASRNSRLAEFWLNPQEDGTTGPFAGRTALVVDAEDRFTTMLAHQLRHLGLDARIVQWHEVSDEDIDAAELLVAGPGPGDPRESGNPRIARMRAVVARRLESARPLLAVCLSHQILADRLGIGLAPLTTPHQGLQKVVPVFGEDASIGFYNTFTARVAPGQTRIGEAEVSADPTTGDVYALRGDGFASVQGHLESILSRDGIRTLERLIAHALAG, from the coding sequence ATGACCGATACCGCAGCCCTGCTCACCGCGCTCGCGCAGGACCCCGAGGCGTCCTTCGTGCTGATCGCCCGCGACGGTGCACAGAGCGTCGAGCTCCTCACCGGTGCCACCACGGACATCGATCTGCTCGCCGACATCCCGCTCACCGTCGACGGCGTCCCCCGCGAGGTGTTCGCGATGGTCCCGTACCGCCAGGTGCGCGAACGCGGCTTTGACGCCGCCGACGACGGAACACCGCTTCGCTGCCTGCTCGTCGACGAGCACAGGCACCTCCCCCTCTCTGACGTGCTCTCGGCGCTCCCCACCGAGTCCGTCCCCCTCCGCGACAGCGGCTTCGACATCAGTGACGACGCGTACGCCGAGATCGTGACCAGGGTGATCGCCGACGAGATCGGCCGGGGCGAGGGCGCGAACTTCGTGATCCGCCGCGACTACACGGCCGCCGTCGACGCCGATGAGCGGCTGACGGCACTGACGTGGTTCCGTGCTCTCCTCGCGCACGAGCGCGGCGCCTACTGGACGTTCGCCGTCATCACACCGAGCCACATCGCCGTCGGAGCGAGCCCCGAAGCGCACGTCGTCGCGCGCGACGGCATCGTGACGATGAACCCGATCTCCGGCACGTTCCGCCACCCCGCCGGCGGGGCGACCAAGGACACCCTCGTCGACTTCCTCTCCTCCACGAAGGAGACCGAGGAGCTCTTCATGGTCGTCGACGAAGAGCTCAAGATGATGAGCGCCGTCTGCTCCGACGGCGGCCGGATCACCGGCCCCCACCTCAAGCAGATGTCGCGCCTCACGCACACCGAGTACATGCTGCGCGGCCGCAGTCGCCTGGACCCGCGCGACATCCTGCGCGAGACCATGTTCGCCCCGACGGTGACGGGCTCCCCGATGCAGAACGCCTGCGCGGTCATCGGTCGACACGAGACCACCCCGCGCGGCTACTACTCCGGCGTCGCCGCGCTGTTCACCCCCAACGCGGACGGCGGACACGACCTCGACGCCCCCATCCTCATCCGCACCGTCTACCTCGAGGACGGGCGGCTCCGGGTGCCGGTCGGCGCGACGCTCGTGCGCCACTCCGACCCGTACGGCGAGGTCAGCGAGACCCACGGCAAGGCCGCCGGAGTGCTCGGCGCGATCGGCGCGATCGCCCGCGAGGTCATCCCCGCCGTGGATGCCGATCCCGACAAGCCGAGCGCAGACGCCGATCTCGCCGCCGATGACGAGGTCACCGCACTCCTCGCCTCCCGCAACTCGCGCCTGGCGGAGTTCTGGCTGAACCCCCAGGAGGACGGGACGACCGGTCCGTTCGCCGGGCGCACAGCCCTCGTCGTCGACGCAGAGGACCGCTTCACGACGATGCTCGCCCATCAGCTGCGACACCTCGGCCTCGACGCCCGCATCGTGCAATGGCACGAGGTGTCGGACGAGGACATCGACGCCGCCGAGCTGCTGGTCGCCGGCCCCGGCCCCGGTGACCCCCGCGAGAGCGGGAATCCGCGCATCGCCCGCATGCGCGCCGTCGTCGCGCGGCGGCTGGAGAGTGCGCGCCCGCTTCTCGCCGTGTGCCTCAGCCACCAGATCCTCGCCGACCGACTCGGAATCGGACTCGCACCTCTCACGACCCCGCACCAGGGCCTCCAGAAGGTCGTGCCGGTGTTCGGCGAGGACGCATCGATCGGGTTCTACAACACCTTCACCGCCCGTGTCGCACCGGGGCAGACGCGCATCGGCGAGGCCGAGGTGTCCGCCGACCCCACCACCGGGGACGTCTACGCGCTGCGCGGCGATGGCTTCGCGAGCGTCCAGGGACACCTCGAGTCGATCCTGTCGCGCGACGGCATCCGCACCCTCGAGCGACTGATCGCGCACGCCCTGGCAGGCTGA
- the ispG gene encoding flavodoxin-dependent (E)-4-hydroxy-3-methylbut-2-enyl-diphosphate synthase, with product MPSVPEVLSPRRKSRQIRVGKVLVGGDAPVSVQSMTTTKTTDINGTLQQIAELTASGCEIVRVAVPSQDDADVLHIIAKKSQIPVIADIHFQPKYVFQAIDAGCAAVRVNPGNIRKFDDQVGAIARAAKDAGVSLRIGVNAGSLDRRLLEKYGKATPEALVESAVWEASLFEEHDFHDFKISVKHNDPIVMVKAYRQLAQRGDWPLHLGVTEAGPAFQGTIKSATAFGILLSEGIGDTIRVSLSAPPAEEVKVGHQILQSLNLRERKLEIVSCPSCGRAQVDVYTLADDVTEGLKDMTVPLRVAVMGCVVNGPGEARDADLGVASGNGKGQIFVKGEVIKTVPEADIVATLIEEANRIADEMGPDAAPGTAQVITA from the coding sequence ATGCCCAGCGTCCCCGAAGTCCTCAGTCCTCGTCGCAAGTCCCGTCAGATCAGGGTCGGCAAGGTCCTCGTAGGAGGGGACGCTCCGGTGAGCGTTCAGTCGATGACCACGACCAAGACGACCGACATCAACGGGACGTTGCAGCAGATCGCCGAGCTCACGGCATCCGGTTGCGAGATCGTGCGCGTCGCCGTGCCGTCTCAGGATGACGCCGACGTGCTGCACATCATCGCCAAGAAGAGTCAGATCCCCGTGATCGCGGACATCCACTTCCAGCCGAAGTACGTCTTCCAGGCGATCGACGCCGGGTGCGCCGCTGTTCGGGTGAACCCCGGGAACATCCGCAAGTTCGACGATCAGGTCGGGGCGATCGCGAGGGCGGCGAAGGATGCCGGCGTCTCGCTGCGCATCGGCGTGAACGCCGGGTCGCTGGATCGACGCCTGCTGGAGAAGTACGGCAAGGCGACGCCGGAGGCACTGGTGGAGAGCGCCGTGTGGGAGGCGTCGCTGTTCGAGGAGCACGACTTCCACGACTTCAAGATCTCCGTCAAGCACAACGACCCGATCGTGATGGTCAAGGCCTACCGGCAGCTCGCCCAGCGCGGTGACTGGCCGCTCCACCTCGGCGTCACCGAGGCCGGGCCGGCGTTCCAGGGGACGATCAAGTCCGCCACGGCGTTCGGAATCCTGCTCTCCGAGGGCATCGGCGACACCATCCGTGTCTCGCTGTCCGCTCCGCCGGCGGAAGAGGTCAAGGTCGGGCACCAGATCCTGCAGTCGCTGAACCTGCGCGAGCGCAAGCTCGAGATCGTCTCCTGCCCGTCCTGCGGTCGTGCTCAGGTGGACGTGTACACGCTCGCGGATGACGTCACCGAGGGCCTCAAGGACATGACCGTTCCGCTGCGCGTCGCCGTGATGGGCTGCGTCGTGAACGGCCCCGGTGAGGCGCGCGACGCCGATCTCGGTGTCGCGTCCGGTAACGGCAAGGGCCAGATCTTCGTCAAGGGCGAGGTCATCAAGACGGTGCCGGAGGCCGACATCGTGGCGACGCTGATCGAAGAGGCCAACCGCATCGCAGATGAGATGGGCCCGGATGCGGCACCCGGCACGGCTCAGGTGATCACCGCCTGA